Proteins encoded by one window of Cannabis sativa cultivar Pink pepper isolate KNU-18-1 chromosome 4, ASM2916894v1, whole genome shotgun sequence:
- the LOC115714940 gene encoding short-chain dehydrogenase ptmH, whose protein sequence is MEKAYGGQVVIITGCTTGGIGNALARAFAAEGCTVVATSRSVRSMSDLEQDSRFFLQELDVRSEESVQHALSTVLERFGQIDVLVNNAGVQCVGPVAEVPLSAFQSTFDTNLFGPIRLIQAVVPHMASRRKGTIVNVGSVTALSPGPWTGAYTASKAAVHSLTDSLRFELKPFGIDVITVVPGAIVSNIGNSALAGYDKMPEWKLYKPFEAAIRYRANLSQRPDSTPTQVFAKKTVEAILKKNPPPWFCYGRFSTMMSIMYHMPLFLRDLAFRKLMKS, encoded by the exons ATGGAGAAGGCGTACGGAGGACAGGTGGTTATAATAACTGGGTGCACCACGGGTGGAATCGGTAACGCGCTGGCACGTGCCTTCGCGGCGGAGGGTTGTACTGTGGTGGCGACGAGCAGGTCGGTGAGGTCCATGTCGGATCTGGAACAGGATTCAAGGTTCTTTCTACAGGAGCTTGACGTGCGATCCGAGGAGAGTGTGCAGCACGCTCTTTCAACTGTACTGGAGAGGTTCGGTCAGATCGATGTGTTGGTCAACAATGCCGGGGTTCAGTGCGTTGGCCCCGTAGCTGAAGTTCCTCTTTCTGCTTTCCAATCCACTTTTGATACCAATTTATTCG GTCCCATAAGGTTGATTCAAGCTGTAGTTCCTCACATGGCATCTAGGAGAAAAGGGACAATTGTCAACGTTGGAAGTGTTACTGCTTTGTCCCCTGGACCGTGGACTGGTGCTTATACTGCATCAAAAGCTGCTGTTCATTCATTAACCGACTCTTTAAG GTTCGAACTCAAGCCTTTTGGAATTGATGTCATTACTGTGGTGCCAGGAGCGATTGTATCAAACATAGGAAATTCTGCGTTGGCTGGCTATGATAAGATGCCTGAATGGAAACTATATAAGCCATTTGAAGCAGCAATACGTTATAGAGCCAATCTTTCCCAGAGACCAGACTCAACCCCCACACAAGTGTTTGCAAAGAAGACTGTAGAAGCTATCCTGAAGAAGAATCCGCCCCCTTGGTTCTGTTATGGCCGATTTTCCACCATGATGTCGATAATGTACCATATGCCACTCTTTCTTAGAGATTTAGCCTTCAGGAAGTTGATGAAGAGTTGA